The following are encoded together in the Humulus lupulus chromosome 5, drHumLupu1.1, whole genome shotgun sequence genome:
- the LOC133779538 gene encoding uncharacterized protein LOC133779538 — protein sequence MEIQKVFEDAWCRIFPATLSDAAQERYCKFTLTNKTSWENFVKEFYRQFDSGHIHPTEANQLVDIRQKEGEPLKDYIQGFMRAAAHAKTVRDEGKMMAITSGV from the coding sequence atggaaaTTCAGAAGGTGTTCGAAGATGCTTGGTgcaggatttttcctgccactCTGTCTGATGCTGCTCAGGAGAGGTATTGTAAATTTACACTGACTAACAAAACTTCATGGGAAAATTTCGTCAAGGAATTTTATAGACAATTTGACTCTGGTCACatacatccgaccgaagcaaatcaGTTGGTAGATATAAGGCAAAAGGAAGGAGAACCTCTCAAAGATTATATTCAAGGGTTCATGAGAGCGGCTGCTCATGCCAAAACGGTGagagatgaagggaagatgatggccattacatCTGGAGTATAG